Proteins encoded in a region of the Pseudomonas shahriarae genome:
- a CDS encoding CHAD domain-containing protein → MSALVDQLVAQVIGLEVGLLSCQARLAAVTDDEALHDLRTTVRRLRSLLRPLRGLPGVEQLEAAASAVGQLTTPLRDREVLAAYLQQHGHHEAAARRLRQQPQTYRQVAQSAELAQLLQIMAAFPRFIRASQHQKLLKRLRARIEKRLGKQWQALEVALHDPDHDRHRLRLLIKRVRYAAEAYPQLGQVPAKAMSRLKSAQGALGDWHDCWQWLAQARLQADLQPCVAVWHRTMAEAEGKADRVLDKLAADCF, encoded by the coding sequence ATGTCGGCGTTGGTGGATCAGTTAGTCGCCCAGGTCATCGGCCTGGAAGTCGGATTGTTGAGTTGTCAGGCGCGCCTGGCGGCGGTGACCGACGACGAGGCGCTGCACGACCTGCGCACCACCGTGCGCCGCCTGCGCAGCCTGTTGCGCCCTTTGCGCGGGCTGCCCGGCGTCGAGCAATTGGAGGCCGCCGCCAGCGCGGTCGGCCAATTGACCACGCCACTGCGCGACCGCGAAGTGCTGGCGGCCTACCTGCAGCAACATGGCCATCACGAAGCGGCGGCCCGGCGTCTGCGCCAGCAGCCGCAGACTTATCGGCAGGTGGCCCAGAGCGCGGAATTGGCGCAGCTGTTGCAGATCATGGCCGCCTTTCCGCGATTTATCCGCGCCTCCCAGCATCAAAAACTACTCAAGCGCCTGCGCGCCCGTATCGAAAAACGCCTGGGCAAACAATGGCAGGCTCTCGAGGTGGCGTTGCACGATCCCGACCACGACCGCCATCGCCTGCGTTTGTTGATCAAGCGCGTGCGCTACGCGGCCGAGGCCTACCCGCAATTGGGCCAGGTACCGGCCAAGGCCATGTCCCGTCTCAAGTCCGCCCAAGGCGCCCTGGGCGATTGGCACGACTGCTGGCAATGGTTGGCGCAAGCCAGGCTCCAGGCAGACTTGCAACCTTGCGTTGCAGTCTGGCATCGGACCATGGCCGAAGCTGAAGGCAAAGCCGATCGGGTACTCGACAAGCTGGCGGCGGATTGTTTCTGA
- a CDS encoding Mpo1-like protein produces the protein MGKRHPNLPAWQWRAYPQNHQHPTNLVLHLIAVPLFIVGFLLIVSGVFSLSLASFAIGVVGVLAGLALQRHGHSLEAQASEPFSDRKDAVQRLVVEQFVTFPRFVLSGGWWHAWRQRHRH, from the coding sequence ATGGGCAAACGTCACCCCAATCTCCCTGCCTGGCAATGGCGCGCCTACCCGCAGAACCATCAGCACCCGACCAACCTGGTGCTGCACCTGATTGCCGTGCCGCTGTTCATCGTCGGGTTTCTGCTGATTGTGTCCGGCGTGTTCAGCCTGAGCCTGGCCAGTTTCGCCATCGGTGTGGTCGGCGTACTCGCCGGCCTGGCGCTGCAACGCCACGGTCATAGCCTGGAAGCCCAGGCCAGCGAGCCGTTCAGTGATCGTAAAGATGCAGTGCAGCGCCTGGTGGTCGAGCAGTTCGTGACCTTTCCGCGTTTTGTCCTCAGCGGTGGCTGGTGGCACGCCTGGCGTCAGCGCCACCGCCACTGA
- a CDS encoding acyl-CoA thioesterase translates to MRFSDLLDAARNNPLDVSIPAEWAQGRATFGGLVAALQYEALRAQVPADRPLRSLAVTFVGPVAPDVSARYQVEVLREGKAVSQLLGRVVQDGEVMTLAQASFGASRPSEIDVPALPAPTFKHWDECQELPYIKGVTPEFMRHLAMRWSVGGLPFTGNKSREMGGWVRLRGDVKEEPLTEAHILALVDAWPPALLPHLKKPAPGSTLTWTIEFIQPLAQLTTLDWCQYHVHIEHARDGYGHAAAMLWGPDGQLIAISRQTVVVFA, encoded by the coding sequence ATGCGCTTTAGTGATTTGCTCGACGCTGCCCGTAACAACCCGTTGGACGTGTCTATTCCGGCCGAGTGGGCCCAGGGTCGCGCCACGTTTGGCGGGCTGGTTGCCGCCTTGCAATACGAAGCGTTGCGCGCCCAGGTGCCGGCTGATCGCCCATTGCGTTCGTTGGCCGTGACGTTTGTCGGGCCCGTGGCGCCCGACGTCTCCGCCCGTTATCAAGTCGAAGTACTGCGCGAAGGCAAGGCCGTCAGCCAGTTGCTGGGGCGGGTGGTGCAGGACGGTGAAGTGATGACCCTGGCCCAGGCCAGCTTCGGCGCATCGCGGCCTTCAGAGATCGACGTGCCGGCCTTGCCCGCGCCGACTTTCAAACATTGGGACGAGTGCCAGGAACTGCCCTATATCAAAGGCGTGACGCCTGAGTTCATGCGCCACTTGGCGATGCGCTGGAGCGTCGGTGGCTTGCCGTTCACCGGCAATAAATCCCGGGAAATGGGTGGCTGGGTGCGCTTGCGGGGGGATGTGAAAGAAGAGCCTTTGACCGAAGCCCATATCCTCGCGCTGGTGGATGCCTGGCCGCCGGCGCTCTTACCGCACCTGAAGAAGCCGGCACCCGGCAGCACGCTGACCTGGACCATCGAATTCATCCAGCCCCTGGCACAGTTGACGACCCTGGACTGGTGCCAGTACCACGTCCATATCGAGCATGCCCGTGACGGTTACGGTCATGCTGCCGCGATGTTGTGGGGGCCTGACGGCCAGTTGATCGCTATCAGCCGCCAGACGGTGGTGGTCTTCGCCTGA
- a CDS encoding patatin-like phospholipase family protein has protein sequence MKKRVALVLGSGGARGYAHIGVIEEIEKRGYEIACIAGCSMGAVVGGIYAAGKLQDYRNWIESLDYLDVLRLVDVSFRLGAIRGEKVFGQIRKIVGEINIEDLRIPYTAVATDLTNQQEIWFQEGCLHQAMRASAAIPSLFTPVMQGNRMLVDGGLLNPLPIVPVVSSHCDLIIAVNLNATNQKHYSLPVIQRPPAFKSRFDNLVRSLGSHLPFRRKQAEQLLLLEQEALQAQAADINPWLEGAEPEAQQPAAAPETAGAPKSATGSFIIDNVGPASLLDLINQSFEVMQTSLAQYKIAGYPPDVLINVPKRVCRFFEFYKAPELIALGREIASDTLDRYESEQS, from the coding sequence ATGAAAAAACGCGTTGCATTGGTCCTGGGCTCAGGCGGAGCAAGGGGTTATGCCCATATCGGGGTGATCGAAGAGATCGAAAAACGCGGCTATGAAATCGCCTGTATCGCCGGCTGCTCCATGGGGGCAGTGGTGGGCGGGATCTATGCCGCGGGCAAACTGCAGGACTACCGGAACTGGATCGAAAGCCTGGACTATCTGGACGTGCTGCGCCTGGTGGATGTGAGCTTTCGCCTGGGGGCGATACGCGGCGAAAAAGTCTTCGGGCAGATCCGCAAGATCGTCGGTGAGATCAATATCGAAGACCTGCGCATTCCCTACACGGCGGTCGCCACCGACCTGACCAACCAGCAGGAAATCTGGTTCCAGGAAGGCTGCCTGCACCAGGCGATGCGCGCCTCGGCAGCGATCCCCAGCCTGTTCACTCCGGTGATGCAAGGCAACCGCATGCTGGTGGATGGCGGCCTGCTCAACCCGCTGCCTATCGTGCCGGTGGTGTCGAGTCATTGCGACCTGATCATTGCGGTCAACCTCAACGCCACCAACCAGAAACACTACAGCCTGCCGGTGATCCAGCGCCCGCCGGCGTTCAAGAGCCGCTTCGACAACCTGGTACGTTCACTGGGTTCCCATCTGCCGTTTCGGCGCAAGCAGGCCGAACAATTATTGTTGCTGGAACAGGAAGCGCTGCAGGCGCAGGCCGCCGATATCAACCCCTGGCTCGAAGGCGCCGAGCCGGAAGCCCAGCAACCGGCCGCAGCCCCGGAAACCGCTGGCGCCCCCAAGTCGGCAACCGGTTCGTTCATCATCGACAACGTCGGGCCGGCGTCGCTGCTGGATTTGATCAACCAGAGTTTCGAGGTGATGCAGACGTCGTTGGCCCAGTACAAAATTGCCGGCTACCCGCCGGATGTGCTGATCAACGTGCCCAAGCGCGTGTGCCGGTTCTTCGAGTTCTACAAGGCGCCGGAATTGATCGCGCTGGGGCGGGAGATTGCCAGCGATACGCTGGATCGGTATGAGAGTGAGCAGAGTTGA